In Symphalangus syndactylus isolate Jambi chromosome 6, NHGRI_mSymSyn1-v2.1_pri, whole genome shotgun sequence, a genomic segment contains:
- the RBM28 gene encoding RNA-binding protein 28 isoform X4 produces MAGLTLFVGRLPPSARSEQLEELFSQVGPVKQCFVVTEKGSKACRGFGYVTFSMLEDVQRALKEITTFEGCKINVTVAKKKLRNKTKEKGKNENSECLKKEPKAKKAKVADKKARLIIRNLSFKCSEDDLKTVFAQFGAVLEVNIPRKSGRTVAVDWAVAKDKYKDTQSVSAIGEEKSHESKHQESVKKKGREEEDMEEEENDDDDGDEEDGVFDDEEEENIESKVTRPVQIQKRAVKRAAPEKSSNHSEEDSDLEESDSIDDGEELAQSDTSTEEQEDKKAVQASNKKKRKLPSDVNEGKTVFIRNLSFDSEEEELGELLQQFGELKYVRIVLHPDTEHSKGCAFAQFTTQEAAQKCLLAASPENEAGGLKLDGRQLKVDLAVTRDEAAKLQTTKVKKPTGTRNLYLAREGLIRAGTKAAEGVSAADMAKRERFELLKHQKLKDQNIFVSRTRLCLHNLPKAVDDKQLRKLLLSATSGEKGVRIKECRVMRDLKGVHGNMKGQSLGYAFAEFQEHEHALKALRLINNNPEIFGPLKRPIVEFSLEDRRKLKMKELRIQRSLQKMRSKPATGEPQKGQPEPAKDQQQKAAQHHTEEQSKVPPEQKGKAGSTSWTGFQTKAEVEQVELPDGKKRRKVLALPSHRGPKIRLRDKGKVKPVHPKKPKPQINQWKQEKQQLSSEQVSRKKAKGNKTETRFNQLVEQYKQKLLGPSKGAPLAKRSKWFDS; encoded by the exons GGAGTAAGGCATGTCGAGGCTTTGGCTATGTCACTTTTTCAATGCTGGAAGATGTTCAGAGGGCCCTCAAGGAGATTACCACCTTTGAAGGTTGCAAGATCAATGTGACTGTTGCCAAGAAAAAACTGAGgaacaagacaaaggaaaaggggaaaaatg aaaactcAGAGTGCCTAAAGAAGGAGCCGAAGGCTAAAAAAGCCAAAGTGGCAGATAAGAAAGCCAGATTAATTATTCGGAACCTGAGCTTTAAG TGTTCAGAAGATGACTTGAAGACAGTATTTGCTCAATTTGGAGCTGTCCTGGAAGTAAATATCCCTAGGAAATCAG GCCGGACAGTGGCTGTGGATTGGGCTGTGGCAAAGGATAAATATAAAGATACACAGTCTGTTTCTGCTATAG GTGAGGAAAAGAGCCATGAATCTAAACATCAGGAATCAGTTAAAAAGAagggcagggaggaagaggatatggaagaggaagaaaacgatgatgatgatggtgatgaagaaGATGGGGTTTTTGATGATGAAGAGGAAGAGAATATAGAATCAAAGGTGACCAGGCCTGTGCAAATTCAGAAGAG AGCAGTCAAGAGAGCAGCCCCTGAAAAAAGCAGTAATCATTCTGAGGAGGACAGTGACCTAGAGGAAAGTGATAGTATTGATGATGGAGAGGAACTGGCTCAGAGTGATACCAGCACTGAGGAGCAAGAGGATAAAAAAG CTGTGCAAGCCTCaaacaaaaagaagaggaaattaccCTCTGATGTGAATGAAGGGAAAACTGTTTTTATCAG AAATCTGTCCTTTGACTCAGAAGAAGAAGAACTTGGGGAGCTTCTCCAACAGTTTGGAGAACTCAAATATGTTCGCATTGTTTTGCATCCAGACACAGAGCATTCTAAAG GTTGCGCATTTGCCCAGTTCACGACTCAAGAAGCAGCTCAGAAATGCCTTCTAGCTGCTTCTCCAGAGAATGAG GCTGGTGGGCTTAAACTGGATGGCCGGCAGCTCAAGGTTGACTTGGCGGTGACCCGTGATGAGGCTGCAAAGCTTCAGACGACGAAGGTGAAGAAGCCGACTGGCACCCGGAATCTCTATCTGGCCCGAGAAGGCT TGATTCGTGCTGGGACGAAGGCTGCAGAGGGTGTGAGTGCTGCTGATATGGCCAAAAGAGAACGG TTTGAGCTGCTGAAGCATCAGAAACTCAAGGACCAGAATATCTTTGTCTCCCGAACCAGGCTCTGCCTGCACAATCTCCCAAAGGCTGTAGATGACAAACAGCTCAGAAAGCTGCTGCTGAGTGCTACTAGTGGAGAGAAAGGGGTGCGCATCAAGGAG TGTAGAGTGATGCGAGACCTCAAAGGAGTTCATGGGAACATGAAGGGTCAGTCCCTGGGCTACGCCTTTGCAGAGTTCCAAGAGCACGAGCATGCCCTGAAAGCCCTCCGCCTCATCAACAACAATCCAGAAATCTTTGGGCCTCTGAAG AGACCAATAGTGGAGTTCTCTTTAGAAGATCgaagaaaacttaaaatgaagGAATTAAGGATCCAGCGCAGCTTG CAAAAAATGAGATCCAAGCCTGCAACTGGTGAGCCTCAGAAGGGGCAACCAGAGCCTGCAAAAGACCAGCAACAGAAGGCAGCTCAACACCACACAGAGGAACAAAGCAAGGTGCCCCCAGAGCAGAAGGGAAAGGCGGGCTCTACCTCATGGACTGGGTTCCAGACCAAGGCTGAAGTggagcaggtggagctgcctgatggaaagaagagaagaaaggtcCTGGCGCTCCCCTCACACCGAGGCCCCAAAATCAG GTTGCGGGACAAAGGCAAAGTGAAGCCCGTCCATCCCAAAAAACCAAAGCCCCAGATAAACCAGTGGAAGCAGGAGAAACAGCAATTATCTTCCGAGCAG GTATCTAGGAAAAAAGCTAAGGGAAATAAGACGGAAACCCGCTTCAACCAGCTGGTCGAACAATATAAGCAGAAATTATTGGGACCTTCAAAAGGAGCACCTCTTGCAAAGAGGAGCAAATGGTTTGATAGTTGA
- the RBM28 gene encoding RNA-binding protein 28 isoform X1: protein MAGLTLFVGRLPPSARSEQLEELFSQVGPVKQCFVVTEKGSKACRGFGYVTFSMLEDVQRALKEITTFEGCKINVTVAKKKLRNKTKEKGKNENSECLKKEPKAKKAKVADKKARLIIRNLSFKCSEDDLKTVFAQFGAVLEVNIPRKSDGKMRGFGFVQFKNLLEAGKALKGMNMKEIKGRTVAVDWAVAKDKYKDTQSVSAIGEEKSHESKHQESVKKKGREEEDMEEEENDDDDGDEEDGVFDDEEEENIESKVTRPVQIQKRAVKRAAPEKSSNHSEEDSDLEESDSIDDGEELAQSDTSTEEQEDKAVQASNKKKRKLPSDVNEGKTVFIRNLSFDSEEEELGELLQQFGELKYVRIVLHPDTEHSKGCAFAQFTTQEAAQKCLLAASPENEAGGLKLDGRQLKVDLAVTRDEAAKLQTTKVKKPTGTRNLYLAREGLIRAGTKAAEGVSAADMAKRERFELLKHQKLKDQNIFVSRTRLCLHNLPKAVDDKQLRKLLLSATSGEKGVRIKECRVMRDLKGVHGNMKGQSLGYAFAEFQEHEHALKALRLINNNPEIFGPLKRPIVEFSLEDRRKLKMKELRIQRSLQKMRSKPATGEPQKGQPEPAKDQQQKAAQHHTEEQSKVPPEQKGKAGSTSWTGFQTKAEVEQVELPDGKKRRKVLALPSHRGPKIRLRDKGKVKPVHPKKPKPQINQWKQEKQQLSSEQGWKDTFSWKEFGAFKQHLEQLPVGGALHSLILAREDQPRTSFEELSS from the exons GGAGTAAGGCATGTCGAGGCTTTGGCTATGTCACTTTTTCAATGCTGGAAGATGTTCAGAGGGCCCTCAAGGAGATTACCACCTTTGAAGGTTGCAAGATCAATGTGACTGTTGCCAAGAAAAAACTGAGgaacaagacaaaggaaaaggggaaaaatg aaaactcAGAGTGCCTAAAGAAGGAGCCGAAGGCTAAAAAAGCCAAAGTGGCAGATAAGAAAGCCAGATTAATTATTCGGAACCTGAGCTTTAAG TGTTCAGAAGATGACTTGAAGACAGTATTTGCTCAATTTGGAGCTGTCCTGGAAGTAAATATCCCTAGGAAATCAG ATGGGAAGATGcgtggttttggttttgttcagTTCAAAAACCTCCTAGAAGCAGGTAAAGCTCTCAAAGGCATGAACATGAAAGAGATAAAAG GCCGGACAGTGGCTGTGGATTGGGCTGTGGCAAAGGATAAATATAAAGATACACAGTCTGTTTCTGCTATAG GTGAGGAAAAGAGCCATGAATCTAAACATCAGGAATCAGTTAAAAAGAagggcagggaggaagaggatatggaagaggaagaaaacgatgatgatgatggtgatgaagaaGATGGGGTTTTTGATGATGAAGAGGAAGAGAATATAGAATCAAAGGTGACCAGGCCTGTGCAAATTCAGAAGAG AGCAGTCAAGAGAGCAGCCCCTGAAAAAAGCAGTAATCATTCTGAGGAGGACAGTGACCTAGAGGAAAGTGATAGTATTGATGATGGAGAGGAACTGGCTCAGAGTGATACCAGCACTGAGGAGCAAGAGGATAAA GCTGTGCAAGCCTCaaacaaaaagaagaggaaattaccCTCTGATGTGAATGAAGGGAAAACTGTTTTTATCAG AAATCTGTCCTTTGACTCAGAAGAAGAAGAACTTGGGGAGCTTCTCCAACAGTTTGGAGAACTCAAATATGTTCGCATTGTTTTGCATCCAGACACAGAGCATTCTAAAG GTTGCGCATTTGCCCAGTTCACGACTCAAGAAGCAGCTCAGAAATGCCTTCTAGCTGCTTCTCCAGAGAATGAG GCTGGTGGGCTTAAACTGGATGGCCGGCAGCTCAAGGTTGACTTGGCGGTGACCCGTGATGAGGCTGCAAAGCTTCAGACGACGAAGGTGAAGAAGCCGACTGGCACCCGGAATCTCTATCTGGCCCGAGAAGGCT TGATTCGTGCTGGGACGAAGGCTGCAGAGGGTGTGAGTGCTGCTGATATGGCCAAAAGAGAACGG TTTGAGCTGCTGAAGCATCAGAAACTCAAGGACCAGAATATCTTTGTCTCCCGAACCAGGCTCTGCCTGCACAATCTCCCAAAGGCTGTAGATGACAAACAGCTCAGAAAGCTGCTGCTGAGTGCTACTAGTGGAGAGAAAGGGGTGCGCATCAAGGAG TGTAGAGTGATGCGAGACCTCAAAGGAGTTCATGGGAACATGAAGGGTCAGTCCCTGGGCTACGCCTTTGCAGAGTTCCAAGAGCACGAGCATGCCCTGAAAGCCCTCCGCCTCATCAACAACAATCCAGAAATCTTTGGGCCTCTGAAG AGACCAATAGTGGAGTTCTCTTTAGAAGATCgaagaaaacttaaaatgaagGAATTAAGGATCCAGCGCAGCTTG CAAAAAATGAGATCCAAGCCTGCAACTGGTGAGCCTCAGAAGGGGCAACCAGAGCCTGCAAAAGACCAGCAACAGAAGGCAGCTCAACACCACACAGAGGAACAAAGCAAGGTGCCCCCAGAGCAGAAGGGAAAGGCGGGCTCTACCTCATGGACTGGGTTCCAGACCAAGGCTGAAGTggagcaggtggagctgcctgatggaaagaagagaagaaaggtcCTGGCGCTCCCCTCACACCGAGGCCCCAAAATCAG GTTGCGGGACAAAGGCAAAGTGAAGCCCGTCCATCCCAAAAAACCAAAGCCCCAGATAAACCAGTGGAAGCAGGAGAAACAGCAATTATCTTCCGAGCAG GGATGGAAAGATACTTTTAGTTGGAAGGAATTTGGAGCCTTTAAACAACACCTGGAGCAGCTGCCTGTGGGTGGGGCTTTGCACAGTCTCATCCTGGCAAGGGAGGACCAGCCAAGGACCAGTTTTGAAGAATTGTCATCATGA
- the RBM28 gene encoding RNA-binding protein 28 isoform X5 produces the protein MAGLTLFVGRLPPSARSEQLEELFSQVGPVKQCFVVTEKGRTVAVDWAVAKDKYKDTQSVSAIGEEKSHESKHQESVKKKGREEEDMEEEENDDDDGDEEDGVFDDEEEENIESKVTRPVQIQKRAVKRAAPEKSSNHSEEDSDLEESDSIDDGEELAQSDTSTEEQEDKKAVQASNKKKRKLPSDVNEGKTVFIRNLSFDSEEEELGELLQQFGELKYVRIVLHPDTEHSKGCAFAQFTTQEAAQKCLLAASPENEAGGLKLDGRQLKVDLAVTRDEAAKLQTTKVKKPTGTRNLYLAREGLIRAGTKAAEGVSAADMAKRERFELLKHQKLKDQNIFVSRTRLCLHNLPKAVDDKQLRKLLLSATSGEKGVRIKECRVMRDLKGVHGNMKGQSLGYAFAEFQEHEHALKALRLINNNPEIFGPLKRPIVEFSLEDRRKLKMKELRIQRSLQKMRSKPATGEPQKGQPEPAKDQQQKAAQHHTEEQSKVPPEQKGKAGSTSWTGFQTKAEVEQVELPDGKKRRKVLALPSHRGPKIRLRDKGKVKPVHPKKPKPQINQWKQEKQQLSSEQVSRKKAKGNKTETRFNQLVEQYKQKLLGPSKGAPLAKRSKWFDS, from the exons GCCGGACAGTGGCTGTGGATTGGGCTGTGGCAAAGGATAAATATAAAGATACACAGTCTGTTTCTGCTATAG GTGAGGAAAAGAGCCATGAATCTAAACATCAGGAATCAGTTAAAAAGAagggcagggaggaagaggatatggaagaggaagaaaacgatgatgatgatggtgatgaagaaGATGGGGTTTTTGATGATGAAGAGGAAGAGAATATAGAATCAAAGGTGACCAGGCCTGTGCAAATTCAGAAGAG AGCAGTCAAGAGAGCAGCCCCTGAAAAAAGCAGTAATCATTCTGAGGAGGACAGTGACCTAGAGGAAAGTGATAGTATTGATGATGGAGAGGAACTGGCTCAGAGTGATACCAGCACTGAGGAGCAAGAGGATAAAAAAG CTGTGCAAGCCTCaaacaaaaagaagaggaaattaccCTCTGATGTGAATGAAGGGAAAACTGTTTTTATCAG AAATCTGTCCTTTGACTCAGAAGAAGAAGAACTTGGGGAGCTTCTCCAACAGTTTGGAGAACTCAAATATGTTCGCATTGTTTTGCATCCAGACACAGAGCATTCTAAAG GTTGCGCATTTGCCCAGTTCACGACTCAAGAAGCAGCTCAGAAATGCCTTCTAGCTGCTTCTCCAGAGAATGAG GCTGGTGGGCTTAAACTGGATGGCCGGCAGCTCAAGGTTGACTTGGCGGTGACCCGTGATGAGGCTGCAAAGCTTCAGACGACGAAGGTGAAGAAGCCGACTGGCACCCGGAATCTCTATCTGGCCCGAGAAGGCT TGATTCGTGCTGGGACGAAGGCTGCAGAGGGTGTGAGTGCTGCTGATATGGCCAAAAGAGAACGG TTTGAGCTGCTGAAGCATCAGAAACTCAAGGACCAGAATATCTTTGTCTCCCGAACCAGGCTCTGCCTGCACAATCTCCCAAAGGCTGTAGATGACAAACAGCTCAGAAAGCTGCTGCTGAGTGCTACTAGTGGAGAGAAAGGGGTGCGCATCAAGGAG TGTAGAGTGATGCGAGACCTCAAAGGAGTTCATGGGAACATGAAGGGTCAGTCCCTGGGCTACGCCTTTGCAGAGTTCCAAGAGCACGAGCATGCCCTGAAAGCCCTCCGCCTCATCAACAACAATCCAGAAATCTTTGGGCCTCTGAAG AGACCAATAGTGGAGTTCTCTTTAGAAGATCgaagaaaacttaaaatgaagGAATTAAGGATCCAGCGCAGCTTG CAAAAAATGAGATCCAAGCCTGCAACTGGTGAGCCTCAGAAGGGGCAACCAGAGCCTGCAAAAGACCAGCAACAGAAGGCAGCTCAACACCACACAGAGGAACAAAGCAAGGTGCCCCCAGAGCAGAAGGGAAAGGCGGGCTCTACCTCATGGACTGGGTTCCAGACCAAGGCTGAAGTggagcaggtggagctgcctgatggaaagaagagaagaaaggtcCTGGCGCTCCCCTCACACCGAGGCCCCAAAATCAG GTTGCGGGACAAAGGCAAAGTGAAGCCCGTCCATCCCAAAAAACCAAAGCCCCAGATAAACCAGTGGAAGCAGGAGAAACAGCAATTATCTTCCGAGCAG GTATCTAGGAAAAAAGCTAAGGGAAATAAGACGGAAACCCGCTTCAACCAGCTGGTCGAACAATATAAGCAGAAATTATTGGGACCTTCAAAAGGAGCACCTCTTGCAAAGAGGAGCAAATGGTTTGATAGTTGA
- the RBM28 gene encoding RNA-binding protein 28 isoform X2, translated as MAGLTLFVGRLPPSARSEQLEELFSQVGPVKQCFVVTEKGSKACRGFGYVTFSMLEDVQRALKEITTFEGCKINVTVAKKKLRNKTKEKGKNENSECLKKEPKAKKAKVADKKARLIIRNLSFKCSEDDLKTVFAQFGAVLEVNIPRKSDGKMRGFGFVQFKNLLEAGKALKGMNMKEIKGRTVAVDWAVAKDKYKDTQSVSAIGEEKSHESKHQESVKKKGREEEDMEEEENDDDDGDEEDGVFDDEEEENIESKVTRPVQIQKRAVKRAAPEKSSNHSEEDSDLEESDSIDDGEELAQSDTSTEEQEDKKAVQASNKKKRKLPSDVNEGKTVFIRNLSFDSEEEELGELLQQFGELKYVRIVLHPDTEHSKGCAFAQFTTQEAAQKCLLAASPENEAGGLKLDGRQLKVDLAVTRDEAAKLQTTKVKKPTGTRNLYLAREGLIRAGTKAAEGVSAADMAKRERFELLKHQKLKDQNIFVSRTRLCLHNLPKAVDDKQLRKLLLSATSGEKGVRIKECRVMRDLKGVHGNMKGQSLGYAFAEFQEHEHALKALRLINNNPEIFGPLKRPIVEFSLEDRRKLKMKELRIQRSLQKMRSKPATGEPQKGQPEPAKDQQQKAAQHHTEEQSKVPPEQKGKAGSTSWTGFQTKAEVEQVELPDGKKRRKVLALPSHRGPKIRLRDKGKVKPVHPKKPKPQINQWKQEKQQLSSEQVSRKKAKGNKTETRFNQLVEQYKQKLLGPSKGAPLAKRSKWFDS; from the exons GGAGTAAGGCATGTCGAGGCTTTGGCTATGTCACTTTTTCAATGCTGGAAGATGTTCAGAGGGCCCTCAAGGAGATTACCACCTTTGAAGGTTGCAAGATCAATGTGACTGTTGCCAAGAAAAAACTGAGgaacaagacaaaggaaaaggggaaaaatg aaaactcAGAGTGCCTAAAGAAGGAGCCGAAGGCTAAAAAAGCCAAAGTGGCAGATAAGAAAGCCAGATTAATTATTCGGAACCTGAGCTTTAAG TGTTCAGAAGATGACTTGAAGACAGTATTTGCTCAATTTGGAGCTGTCCTGGAAGTAAATATCCCTAGGAAATCAG ATGGGAAGATGcgtggttttggttttgttcagTTCAAAAACCTCCTAGAAGCAGGTAAAGCTCTCAAAGGCATGAACATGAAAGAGATAAAAG GCCGGACAGTGGCTGTGGATTGGGCTGTGGCAAAGGATAAATATAAAGATACACAGTCTGTTTCTGCTATAG GTGAGGAAAAGAGCCATGAATCTAAACATCAGGAATCAGTTAAAAAGAagggcagggaggaagaggatatggaagaggaagaaaacgatgatgatgatggtgatgaagaaGATGGGGTTTTTGATGATGAAGAGGAAGAGAATATAGAATCAAAGGTGACCAGGCCTGTGCAAATTCAGAAGAG AGCAGTCAAGAGAGCAGCCCCTGAAAAAAGCAGTAATCATTCTGAGGAGGACAGTGACCTAGAGGAAAGTGATAGTATTGATGATGGAGAGGAACTGGCTCAGAGTGATACCAGCACTGAGGAGCAAGAGGATAAAAAAG CTGTGCAAGCCTCaaacaaaaagaagaggaaattaccCTCTGATGTGAATGAAGGGAAAACTGTTTTTATCAG AAATCTGTCCTTTGACTCAGAAGAAGAAGAACTTGGGGAGCTTCTCCAACAGTTTGGAGAACTCAAATATGTTCGCATTGTTTTGCATCCAGACACAGAGCATTCTAAAG GTTGCGCATTTGCCCAGTTCACGACTCAAGAAGCAGCTCAGAAATGCCTTCTAGCTGCTTCTCCAGAGAATGAG GCTGGTGGGCTTAAACTGGATGGCCGGCAGCTCAAGGTTGACTTGGCGGTGACCCGTGATGAGGCTGCAAAGCTTCAGACGACGAAGGTGAAGAAGCCGACTGGCACCCGGAATCTCTATCTGGCCCGAGAAGGCT TGATTCGTGCTGGGACGAAGGCTGCAGAGGGTGTGAGTGCTGCTGATATGGCCAAAAGAGAACGG TTTGAGCTGCTGAAGCATCAGAAACTCAAGGACCAGAATATCTTTGTCTCCCGAACCAGGCTCTGCCTGCACAATCTCCCAAAGGCTGTAGATGACAAACAGCTCAGAAAGCTGCTGCTGAGTGCTACTAGTGGAGAGAAAGGGGTGCGCATCAAGGAG TGTAGAGTGATGCGAGACCTCAAAGGAGTTCATGGGAACATGAAGGGTCAGTCCCTGGGCTACGCCTTTGCAGAGTTCCAAGAGCACGAGCATGCCCTGAAAGCCCTCCGCCTCATCAACAACAATCCAGAAATCTTTGGGCCTCTGAAG AGACCAATAGTGGAGTTCTCTTTAGAAGATCgaagaaaacttaaaatgaagGAATTAAGGATCCAGCGCAGCTTG CAAAAAATGAGATCCAAGCCTGCAACTGGTGAGCCTCAGAAGGGGCAACCAGAGCCTGCAAAAGACCAGCAACAGAAGGCAGCTCAACACCACACAGAGGAACAAAGCAAGGTGCCCCCAGAGCAGAAGGGAAAGGCGGGCTCTACCTCATGGACTGGGTTCCAGACCAAGGCTGAAGTggagcaggtggagctgcctgatggaaagaagagaagaaaggtcCTGGCGCTCCCCTCACACCGAGGCCCCAAAATCAG GTTGCGGGACAAAGGCAAAGTGAAGCCCGTCCATCCCAAAAAACCAAAGCCCCAGATAAACCAGTGGAAGCAGGAGAAACAGCAATTATCTTCCGAGCAG GTATCTAGGAAAAAAGCTAAGGGAAATAAGACGGAAACCCGCTTCAACCAGCTGGTCGAACAATATAAGCAGAAATTATTGGGACCTTCAAAAGGAGCACCTCTTGCAAAGAGGAGCAAATGGTTTGATAGTTGA
- the RBM28 gene encoding RNA-binding protein 28 isoform X3, translated as MAGLTLFVGRLPPSARSEQLEELFSQVGPVKQCFVVTEKGSKACRGFGYVTFSMLEDVQRALKEITTFEGCKINVTVAKKKLRNKTKEKGKNENSECLKKEPKAKKAKVADKKARLIIRNLSFKCSEDDLKTVFAQFGAVLEVNIPRKSGRTVAVDWAVAKDKYKDTQSVSAIGEEKSHESKHQESVKKKGREEEDMEEEENDDDDGDEEDGVFDDEEEENIESKVTRPVQIQKRAVKRAAPEKSSNHSEEDSDLEESDSIDDGEELAQSDTSTEEQEDKKAVQASNKKKRKLPSDVNEGKTVFIRNLSFDSEEEELGELLQQFGELKYVRIVLHPDTEHSKGCAFAQFTTQEAAQKCLLAASPENEAGGLKLDGRQLKVDLAVTRDEAAKLQTTKVKKPTGTRNLYLAREGLIRAGTKAAEGVSAADMAKRERFELLKHQKLKDQNIFVSRTRLCLHNLPKAVDDKQLRKLLLSATSGEKGVRIKECRVMRDLKGVHGNMKGQSLGYAFAEFQEHEHALKALRLINNNPEIFGPLKRPIVEFSLEDRRKLKMKELRIQRSLQKMRSKPATGEPQKGQPEPAKDQQQKAAQHHTEEQSKVPPEQKGKAGSTSWTGFQTKAEVEQVELPDGKKRRKVLALPSHRGPKIRLRDKGKVKPVHPKKPKPQINQWKQEKQQLSSEQGWKDTFSWKEFGAFKQHLEQLPVGGALHSLILAREDQPRTSFEELSS; from the exons GGAGTAAGGCATGTCGAGGCTTTGGCTATGTCACTTTTTCAATGCTGGAAGATGTTCAGAGGGCCCTCAAGGAGATTACCACCTTTGAAGGTTGCAAGATCAATGTGACTGTTGCCAAGAAAAAACTGAGgaacaagacaaaggaaaaggggaaaaatg aaaactcAGAGTGCCTAAAGAAGGAGCCGAAGGCTAAAAAAGCCAAAGTGGCAGATAAGAAAGCCAGATTAATTATTCGGAACCTGAGCTTTAAG TGTTCAGAAGATGACTTGAAGACAGTATTTGCTCAATTTGGAGCTGTCCTGGAAGTAAATATCCCTAGGAAATCAG GCCGGACAGTGGCTGTGGATTGGGCTGTGGCAAAGGATAAATATAAAGATACACAGTCTGTTTCTGCTATAG GTGAGGAAAAGAGCCATGAATCTAAACATCAGGAATCAGTTAAAAAGAagggcagggaggaagaggatatggaagaggaagaaaacgatgatgatgatggtgatgaagaaGATGGGGTTTTTGATGATGAAGAGGAAGAGAATATAGAATCAAAGGTGACCAGGCCTGTGCAAATTCAGAAGAG AGCAGTCAAGAGAGCAGCCCCTGAAAAAAGCAGTAATCATTCTGAGGAGGACAGTGACCTAGAGGAAAGTGATAGTATTGATGATGGAGAGGAACTGGCTCAGAGTGATACCAGCACTGAGGAGCAAGAGGATAAAAAAG CTGTGCAAGCCTCaaacaaaaagaagaggaaattaccCTCTGATGTGAATGAAGGGAAAACTGTTTTTATCAG AAATCTGTCCTTTGACTCAGAAGAAGAAGAACTTGGGGAGCTTCTCCAACAGTTTGGAGAACTCAAATATGTTCGCATTGTTTTGCATCCAGACACAGAGCATTCTAAAG GTTGCGCATTTGCCCAGTTCACGACTCAAGAAGCAGCTCAGAAATGCCTTCTAGCTGCTTCTCCAGAGAATGAG GCTGGTGGGCTTAAACTGGATGGCCGGCAGCTCAAGGTTGACTTGGCGGTGACCCGTGATGAGGCTGCAAAGCTTCAGACGACGAAGGTGAAGAAGCCGACTGGCACCCGGAATCTCTATCTGGCCCGAGAAGGCT TGATTCGTGCTGGGACGAAGGCTGCAGAGGGTGTGAGTGCTGCTGATATGGCCAAAAGAGAACGG TTTGAGCTGCTGAAGCATCAGAAACTCAAGGACCAGAATATCTTTGTCTCCCGAACCAGGCTCTGCCTGCACAATCTCCCAAAGGCTGTAGATGACAAACAGCTCAGAAAGCTGCTGCTGAGTGCTACTAGTGGAGAGAAAGGGGTGCGCATCAAGGAG TGTAGAGTGATGCGAGACCTCAAAGGAGTTCATGGGAACATGAAGGGTCAGTCCCTGGGCTACGCCTTTGCAGAGTTCCAAGAGCACGAGCATGCCCTGAAAGCCCTCCGCCTCATCAACAACAATCCAGAAATCTTTGGGCCTCTGAAG AGACCAATAGTGGAGTTCTCTTTAGAAGATCgaagaaaacttaaaatgaagGAATTAAGGATCCAGCGCAGCTTG CAAAAAATGAGATCCAAGCCTGCAACTGGTGAGCCTCAGAAGGGGCAACCAGAGCCTGCAAAAGACCAGCAACAGAAGGCAGCTCAACACCACACAGAGGAACAAAGCAAGGTGCCCCCAGAGCAGAAGGGAAAGGCGGGCTCTACCTCATGGACTGGGTTCCAGACCAAGGCTGAAGTggagcaggtggagctgcctgatggaaagaagagaagaaaggtcCTGGCGCTCCCCTCACACCGAGGCCCCAAAATCAG GTTGCGGGACAAAGGCAAAGTGAAGCCCGTCCATCCCAAAAAACCAAAGCCCCAGATAAACCAGTGGAAGCAGGAGAAACAGCAATTATCTTCCGAGCAG GGATGGAAAGATACTTTTAGTTGGAAGGAATTTGGAGCCTTTAAACAACACCTGGAGCAGCTGCCTGTGGGTGGGGCTTTGCACAGTCTCATCCTGGCAAGGGAGGACCAGCCAAGGACCAGTTTTGAAGAATTGTCATCATGA